The DNA region taattttatcaagTCATGATTACtaattgaaatttaaataatgataacttttatttttaaatatgaaatCTTCAATCTTAATTCAAATATATGAGAaattcctcttgtaacaaaaaaaaaaatgagaaataaaaaaattacaattaggTCCAAATATAAAAGACTACTATCCACTAATTAATGTTGTTATATGTATAGGTCAGAACCAAGGAATCATGATTTTAGTGGGACCTAAACCAAAGAACCATAATTTTAGAGTGatataaaaatcaatttttatcatatcttaggtccctctaaaatcacGGTTTTTTGTGAGCCTTAAACAAACACTTGTGATCTTGGAGTCTTGGTTCCTTAAAATTAAAACACTAAGAAACTCTACTTTATGGTTCGTTAGATTGAGTATTATTAAATTCTCTCACTTGCATTATAAATATTTGTGCTATGATGAGACCCGAgtaatagtaaaataaaaaatcatagtTGAAGCAAAATTTGCTCTGTTCCATTTGAGATCTTAAATCTTTTGTGGCAATGAACCCACATAAATGGTGATAAATAGTATTAAGAAACTAAAATAAGAGAATGTGTTTGGGATGTGatggtatgaaaaacactagaagggaGAGGGGGTCGCAAACCGGAACGGAAGAAGGAGCCTCCAAGCAAGCAATTGCATCAGAACCAGAGAGGCCCGCCCCCAATTCAGGGAACAGAGCCTCCCTGGGAAGAGCCCTCATCCCACCAGAAACAGCCCACTCAACGCCCCTGCAAGGAGAAGAGATCTCCGGGAACAACACAGACGCTGGGCAAATTATTCTTCCTTTTTAAGAAGTCTTGTACACTTCTTCCTTATACATACATTATTGAATCAATGCTCAGGGTGAAATTGCTACATAAATCTCCTCCTTGTATATAATGGACATAGTCATTTTCATCCCCTTGACCTGGTAAGTTAAGCTGTGAATTGTACATAGCAGTAGCTGAGTTGTGAATTAGACTATCATGAAACTCTTCACCGAAGTGTCCTCCTGACATATTCATCACAGGTTCTTGGAAAGTTGAAGTTTGATCAAATCCATTGACCAAAGAGTCTTCAGAATTTACAGAGCTTCCACCAGCATTCACATGCTCCACTGAAAGCCACTCAGCAAATAGCAGTTTTGGTAAGGAGCTTTGAGAAGTATCCTTGGCCAAGTTATAGTTTTGTGAGAGGTGGTGATCAGAATATTGTGGTGTTGATTTTTCCATGTTTTCTAAAATTCCATAATTAGGATCCTGAATTGAGAGTTTCTGTGTAGAGAGTGATGAGTCCTTTGTGTCTGAGCTTGAGCTAGCATGCTGAGTTTGGCTATGAGGTTCCATTTCATGAGGTTTGAGtactttctttttcaaatatgaaTGCCAGTAGTTTTTTATCTCATTGTCAGTCCTTCCTGGCAAATGCTGTGATATCTGAGACCACCtgatcaaaatatatattaagttTCTCTCAGCAGattccattaaaaaaaaagaattgtttTAGGGAAATCAAAGATTGAACACTGCAAAATGGGTACAAAGAAAATGATATTGTGTGATTATTCATTCTATCAGGCTTTGTTTTAATGAGTTGAAAGAAATAACGCTGATGAAAATGTCTTCCCAAAAATAACACACTTGAATTGTAATGATACATTTAAATATCTGTTGGCACATTAGTGTATAAAAAGTTAAAGCAACTATTCTGATTACTCAATTGATATCTAAACAAGCGCGCGCTTTGAGAGATTGAGAGCTTGTTTGGAAACTCCAAAATCAATTTCGGTAgagtaaaatcaattatggatgAAAACATTGATAATTGAGAATCAATTTGTGGA from Lotus japonicus ecotype B-129 chromosome 2, LjGifu_v1.2 includes:
- the LOC130738284 gene encoding transcription factor LAF1-like, whose product is MGVQLQEKTKPKYRKGLWSPEEDNKLRNYILNHGHGCWSSVPIKAGLQRNGKSCRLRWINYLRPGLKRGVFSKHEEDTIMTLHHMLGNKWSQISQHLPGRTDNEIKNYWHSYLKKKVLKPHEMEPHSQTQHASSSSDTKDSSLSTQKLSIQDPNYGILENMEKSTPQYSDHHLSQNYNLAKDTSQSSLPKLLFAEWLSVEHVNAGGSSVNSEDSLVNGFDQTSTFQEPVMNMSGGHFGEEFHDSLIHNSATAMYNSQLNLPGQGDENDYVHYIQGGDLCSNFTLSIDSIMYV